In the Alkaliphilus flagellatus genome, one interval contains:
- a CDS encoding sodium ion-translocating decarboxylase subunit beta, with protein MVDIVVEFLGTTGFANMTGGQLLMIVVSCVLLYLAIAKGFEPLLLIPIAFGMLLVNLPLSGIMDAGANLLKLGSPTAEMIEKGIPASMYVDSPGGLLHYIYNSGIKLGIFPPLIFLGVGAMTDFGPLIANPKSLFLGAAAQAGIFFTFIGATMLGFTAQEASSIGIIGGADGPTAIFLTSKLAPHLLGPIAVAAYSYMALVPIIQPPIMKALTTKEERMIKMEQLRTVSKVERVVFPIMVTIIVSLIVPSATALVGMLMLGNLFRESGVTDRLSKTAQNELINIVTILLGISVGATANAETFLKLETLKIIALGVVAFGVGTAAGVLLGKVMNKLSGGKVNPLIGSAGVSAVPMAARVSQVVGQKENPSNFLLMHAMGPNVAGVIGSAVAAGVLLTLFG; from the coding sequence ATGGTTGATATAGTTGTGGAATTTTTAGGGACCACAGGTTTTGCAAACATGACAGGTGGTCAACTACTTATGATAGTTGTTTCATGTGTTTTACTATATCTAGCAATCGCAAAAGGCTTCGAACCTTTACTGCTTATTCCTATAGCCTTTGGTATGTTACTTGTTAATCTACCTCTATCTGGAATAATGGATGCTGGAGCAAATTTATTAAAATTAGGTTCACCTACAGCTGAAATGATAGAAAAAGGAATACCTGCGAGTATGTATGTAGATTCTCCAGGAGGATTATTGCATTATATTTATAATTCGGGAATCAAACTAGGAATTTTTCCGCCTTTAATCTTCTTAGGTGTTGGAGCAATGACTGATTTCGGTCCACTTATTGCTAACCCAAAAAGCTTATTTTTAGGGGCAGCAGCACAGGCTGGAATATTCTTTACATTCATTGGAGCGACAATGCTTGGCTTTACAGCTCAAGAAGCTTCTTCTATTGGAATTATAGGTGGAGCAGATGGACCTACAGCAATATTTTTAACTTCTAAGTTAGCGCCTCACCTTCTAGGACCAATAGCGGTTGCAGCCTACTCTTATATGGCACTAGTTCCAATTATTCAGCCTCCTATTATGAAGGCGCTTACTACAAAAGAAGAGCGAATGATTAAGATGGAGCAATTAAGAACAGTATCAAAGGTTGAGAGAGTAGTTTTCCCTATAATGGTAACTATTATAGTTTCATTAATAGTGCCAAGTGCAACAGCTTTAGTTGGTATGCTTATGCTTGGAAACCTATTTAGAGAGTCTGGAGTGACAGATCGACTTTCTAAAACAGCACAAAATGAGCTAATTAACATTGTAACTATTTTGTTAGGGATAAGTGTTGGAGCAACAGCTAATGCAGAAACATTTCTAAAATTAGAAACACTTAAAATAATTGCACTGGGTGTAGTTGCTTTTGGTGTAGGTACAGCAGCCGGAGTATTACTTGGAAAAGTAATGAATAAGCTATCTGGTGGTAAAGTAAATCCACTTATAGGATCAGCTGGAGTTTCGGCAGTACCTATGGCAGCTAGAGTTTCTCAAGTTGTTGGACAAAAAGAAAATCCAAGTAATTTCCTATTAATGCATGCTATGGGACCTAACGTTGCAGGGGTAATTGGATCTGCTGTTGCAGCAGGTGTGTTATTAACATTGTTTGGTTAA
- a CDS encoding ECF transporter S component, with protein MIQSTKMSTKKVTIAGMLGAFSVVLSMTPIGYIPIPILGVNATTMHIPVIIGAILGGPLVGTIVGLMFGVSSFLRVGSPFFADPLVSILPRLFIGVMSYYTYKAFKHSIPAAIVGTLTNTLGVLSMVYLRGYLPLNAVIGVATLNGITEAIVSSVIVYIVMKGLKNYKI; from the coding sequence ATGATTCAAAGTACAAAAATGTCAACAAAAAAAGTAACAATCGCTGGTATGTTAGGTGCATTTTCAGTAGTATTAAGTATGACTCCAATAGGGTATATACCTATACCGATACTTGGGGTTAATGCAACCACTATGCACATCCCTGTTATTATTGGTGCAATTTTAGGTGGACCATTGGTAGGGACTATAGTAGGATTAATGTTTGGAGTTAGTAGCTTTTTAAGAGTGGGATCACCTTTTTTTGCAGATCCTTTAGTTTCTATATTGCCAAGACTCTTTATAGGAGTTATGAGCTACTATACCTACAAGGCATTTAAACATTCTATCCCTGCAGCTATAGTAGGTACACTAACTAACACTCTTGGAGTACTGTCTATGGTATATTTAAGGGGATATCTACCGTTAAATGCAGTTATTGGTGTTGCCACACTAAATGGAATTACCGAAGCTATTGTTTCTTCTGTTATAGTGTATATAGTAATGAAAGGTTTGAAAAACTATAAAATATAA
- a CDS encoding type III pantothenate kinase codes for MIVVFDVGNTNIVLGVYRGKELIDYWRIATDKEKTSDEYSMVIHQFFQYNGLDINDVEDIIISSVVPNIMYSLEHASRKLFNKEPLIVGPGIKTGMNIKYDNPKQVGADRIVNAIAAYEKYGGPLIIVDFGTATTFCAISETGEYLGGTISPGIKISSDALFEKAAKLPRVELVKPGKVICKNTVNSMQAGIIYGYVGLVEYIVNKMKKEIRCSSCRVIATGGLSTLIASETESIDIVDKFLSLEGLNIIYERNKEDRIALNNKSRV; via the coding sequence ATGATCGTAGTTTTTGATGTAGGTAATACTAATATTGTATTAGGTGTTTACCGTGGAAAAGAGTTAATAGACTATTGGAGAATCGCAACGGATAAAGAAAAGACATCTGATGAATATAGTATGGTTATTCATCAATTCTTTCAATATAATGGTTTAGACATTAATGATGTTGAAGATATTATTATTTCTTCAGTAGTACCAAACATTATGTATTCTTTAGAACATGCATCAAGAAAACTTTTTAATAAAGAGCCTTTAATAGTAGGACCTGGTATTAAGACAGGTATGAATATAAAATACGATAATCCTAAACAGGTTGGAGCAGATAGAATTGTTAATGCTATTGCTGCCTATGAAAAATACGGTGGGCCATTAATAATTGTAGACTTTGGAACAGCAACAACCTTCTGCGCTATTTCGGAAACGGGAGAATACTTAGGTGGTACCATTTCACCGGGAATTAAGATTTCAAGTGATGCACTATTTGAAAAAGCTGCAAAGCTTCCAAGAGTAGAACTTGTAAAGCCGGGAAAGGTAATTTGCAAAAATACTGTTAACAGTATGCAAGCTGGCATAATATATGGTTATGTTGGTTTAGTTGAGTATATTGTAAATAAGATGAAAAAAGAGATTAGGTGCAGCTCTTGTAGGGTAATTGCTACAGGTGGACTATCAACTTTAATAGCTAGTGAAACAGAAAGTATAGACATAGTAGATAAGTTTTTATCCCTAGAAGGCTTAAATATTATTTATGAACGTAACAAGGAAGACCGAATTGCATTAAACAATAAGAGCCGGGTGTAA
- a CDS encoding biotin--[acetyl-CoA-carboxylase] ligase, producing the protein MRSKILEELYINKGNYISGEVLRTKLGVSRTAIWKHINALKEEGYNIETIPRKGYMLLEMKDKLLPKEIEALISNNAIGQQIVYFDSIDSTNSYAKKEANKLKDGTVILSEEQLLGRGRRGRNWSSPKGTGIWMSLVLKPNIPPTEGVKMTQIAAAAVCKSIRELTGLNALIKWPNDIVINGKKICGILTEMAGELNEVNYIIVGIGINVNTDGFSCELKEKATSLFIEGGKKIDRRELVVNILKNFEALYNIYIKDLNLDETLVIVKNYSAILGKEIKIIQGNLEKKARAIDINNEGLLLVQMDDGSKELISSGEVSIRGENGYI; encoded by the coding sequence ATGAGGAGCAAAATATTAGAAGAGTTGTATATTAATAAGGGAAACTATATATCTGGAGAAGTGTTAAGAACTAAGCTAGGCGTTTCTCGTACTGCTATATGGAAGCATATTAATGCATTAAAGGAAGAAGGATATAATATCGAAACTATTCCTAGAAAGGGGTATATGCTTCTTGAAATGAAAGATAAACTTTTGCCTAAGGAAATAGAAGCACTTATTTCTAACAATGCTATAGGCCAGCAAATTGTTTATTTCGATAGTATTGATTCTACTAATAGCTATGCTAAAAAAGAGGCCAACAAACTAAAAGATGGGACTGTTATTTTAAGTGAAGAACAGCTACTGGGTAGAGGAAGAAGAGGGAGAAACTGGTCTTCGCCTAAAGGTACGGGAATTTGGATGTCTTTAGTTTTAAAACCTAATATACCGCCTACTGAAGGGGTCAAGATGACACAAATAGCAGCAGCGGCTGTATGTAAGTCTATCCGAGAATTAACAGGGCTAAATGCCTTAATTAAATGGCCAAACGATATTGTTATTAACGGCAAAAAGATTTGTGGTATTTTAACTGAGATGGCTGGAGAATTAAACGAAGTTAACTATATTATTGTAGGTATAGGTATAAATGTAAATACCGATGGATTTTCATGTGAATTGAAGGAAAAAGCTACCTCCCTATTTATTGAAGGGGGTAAAAAAATAGATCGCAGGGAACTAGTAGTTAATATTTTGAAAAACTTTGAGGCATTATACAATATCTATATTAAAGATTTAAACTTAGATGAAACTTTAGTTATAGTTAAAAACTATTCTGCTATATTAGGAAAAGAGATTAAAATTATTCAAGGAAATTTAGAAAAAAAAGCTAGAGCTATAGATATTAACAACGAAGGATTATTATTAGTACAAATGGATGATGGTAGCAAAGAATTAATTTCATCAGGAGAGGTTTCAATTAGAGGTGAAAATGGGTATATATAA